The DNA segment GGCTTCTATTGAATTTGCCATCTACTTACAATTTTTCCTTGGCCTCGTGGCCGCCGTAAACCCAATTGGTATTATGCCGGTGTTTGTCTCCTTGACTGGGCATATGTCTCCTGAAGAAAAGAGTAAAACGGCTCAAACCGCGCACATTGCCGTTGGCGTAATTTTGATTGTGTCTCTGATTTGCGGCCAGTTCTTACTCGACATGTTTACGATTTCATTGGATTCATTCCGTATTGCCGGCGGTTTTCTATTAATGAGTATCGCCTTTTCGATGATGAGCGGTAAACTTGGTGAAGATAAACAAAACAAACAAGAACGTACCGAATACATTAGTCGTGAACAAATTGGTGTCGTCCCTCTCGCTATGCCTTTAATGGCTGGCCCGGGTGCGATCAGTTCTACGATTGTTTATGGCTCTCGCTATCCAACCATGCTAGAAACCTTAGGTATTGTCGCCACAATTATGGTGTTCTGTTTCTGCTCATGGTTACTATTTCGCTCAGCACCACTGATTGTTCGATTCTTAGGACAAACTGGAATCAATGTCATCACCCGTATCATGGGTTTAATTCTAGCGGCACTCGGTGTCGAATTTATTGCAAATGGTGTTCGTAACTTATTCCCTGGCCTAATGTAAAAATGAGCCTCGCAATAAATTCAGCACAAAGTAACATCTAAGGACGAACGTTTAGGAAGGATCCTAATGAACCACGACAAACTCAAACACCAACTTTATGTCATCATTTTCGGTACTCATACACCTGCAGGCCGTCGCTTCGATATTCTATTAATCATCGCCATTTTCACGTCATTATCGGTGTTGATGTTAGACTCAGTGCCCTACTTTGCTGAACGCTGGCAACTTGAGTTCGACATTCTTGAATACTTTTTTACTGCTCTGTTTACCTTGGAGTATTTACTTCGATTATATTGCTCACCTAAACCCAGCGCTTACGCTAAAAGTTTCTATGGCATCATCGATTTACTAGCCATACTGCCCACGTATCTTGCTTTCTTTTTCCCAACGGCCAGTTTCATCGGCATCATTCGACTATTACGCGTGATGCGAATCTTCCGCATCTTAAAGTTAGTGCGTTTTCTACAAGATTCCAATCTGCTAGTTCGAACGCTGGCAATGTCACAACGTAAGATCCTTATTTTCTTTAGCGCGGTCGCCATTTTGGTGACCATTTTCGGGGCATTAATGTATGTGATCGAAGGGCCAGAAAATGGATTTACCAGTATCCCGCGCGGTATTTATTGGGCAATCATTACAATTACTACCGTAGGTTATGGTGATGTCGTGCCTCAAACTCCTCTAGGACAAGGCGTGGCGGCATTAACTATGCTACTGGGTTATTCAATCCTTGCTGTGCCCACTGGCATTATTACCGCTGAATTAAATCAAGAAATGAAAGCACACCGTACTTTGGTGCTATGCCCTAACTGTGCAAAACCAGGCCATGAAACCGATGCGCTTTTTTGTAAACATTGTGGCAGTGAATTGGCTGACCCAGATAAACGAGTCGTTCCGGTCAAAAAGCCATAAAGAAAGGCTTCAAGTCGATTGCCTCCTAAATGACTCCAGCTGCATAATCTCCGAGCTAAAAATAAAAAGTCCGCATGATGATCATGCGGACTTTTTCATTCATTAATGACTCTGAAATACGCTAAATTACAAAATGACCTTTAGCGCTCTTCAATATTAGCCACTGTTTCGCAAAATTAGCGGTTCTGCAAAATAATACGTAAAGTACGGCGAAGTGGTTCAGCGGCACCCCACAGAAGTTGGTCACCAACGGTGAACGCATTTAGGAAAGTATCGCCCATTGCCATTTTGCGTAAACGACCAACTGGCACAGACAGTGTACCTGTCACTTTCGCTGGTGA comes from the Vibrio gangliei genome and includes:
- a CDS encoding YchE family NAAT transporter produces the protein MASIEFAIYLQFFLGLVAAVNPIGIMPVFVSLTGHMSPEEKSKTAQTAHIAVGVILIVSLICGQFLLDMFTISLDSFRIAGGFLLMSIAFSMMSGKLGEDKQNKQERTEYISREQIGVVPLAMPLMAGPGAISSTIVYGSRYPTMLETLGIVATIMVFCFCSWLLFRSAPLIVRFLGQTGINVITRIMGLILAALGVEFIANGVRNLFPGLM
- a CDS encoding ion transporter → MNHDKLKHQLYVIIFGTHTPAGRRFDILLIIAIFTSLSVLMLDSVPYFAERWQLEFDILEYFFTALFTLEYLLRLYCSPKPSAYAKSFYGIIDLLAILPTYLAFFFPTASFIGIIRLLRVMRIFRILKLVRFLQDSNLLVRTLAMSQRKILIFFSAVAILVTIFGALMYVIEGPENGFTSIPRGIYWAIITITTVGYGDVVPQTPLGQGVAALTMLLGYSILAVPTGIITAELNQEMKAHRTLVLCPNCAKPGHETDALFCKHCGSELADPDKRVVPVKKP